In one Ananas comosus cultivar F153 linkage group 12, ASM154086v1, whole genome shotgun sequence genomic region, the following are encoded:
- the LOC109718217 gene encoding uncharacterized protein LOC109718217, whose protein sequence is MRPPLSHLLRLLSLRNPSPSLLSSPFASFSSLAPPPPSPRVAALVDEISSLTLLEAADLTEALRARLGVDQMPAMAILTPGMSPAAAAAAVGGGAAAAEEKKEEKTAFDLKLESFDAAAKIKIIKEVRTFTDLGLKEAKELVEKAPAVLKKGVAKEEAEKIVEKMKVIGAKVVLE, encoded by the coding sequence ATGAGGCCCCCTCTCTcccacctcctccgcctcctctccctccgaaaccctagcccctccctcctctcctctcccttcgcctccttctcctccctcgcccCTCCTCCCCCCTCGCCCCGCGTCGCCGCACTCGTCGACGAGATCTCCTCCCTCACCCTCCTCGAAGCCGCCGACCTCACCGAAGCCCTCCGCGCCCGCCTCGGCGTCGACCAGATGCCCGCCATGGCCATCCTCACCCCCGGCAtgtcccccgccgccgccgccgccgccgtaggaggcggcgccgccgcggcggaggagaagaaggaggagaagaccGCGTTCGATCTGAAGCTCGAGAGCTTCGACGCCGCGGCGAAGATCAAGATCATCAAGGAGGTGAGGACGTTCACGGATCTAGGGCTCAAGGAGGCGAAGGAGCTCGTGGAGAAGGCCCCCGCGGTGCTGAAGAAGGGGGTGGCGAaggaggaggcggagaagaTCGTGGAGAAGATGAAGGTTATCGGCGCTAAGGTCGTTTTGGAGTGA